ACCTCTCCCAGTTCAATTGCTTTTGCTGTTCCCATAGCATGAGATGAGCTACCTAGTGCGACGCCTTGAGCCACTGGATCTGTGATGTTAAACCATTTAAAAATCGTTGGTCCCATCATGGCTCCAATAACCCCTGTAAATACTACTACCGCAACCGTTAATGAGACAATACCTCCTAATGAATCCGATACACCCACAGCAATCGCTGTCGTAATAGATTTTGGTATCAATGTTGCGCCCATCTCTCGTTCAAATCCAAATAACAAACTAAACGCATAAATCATCACAGTGTGAAAAATAACACCGCTAAAAATCCCGGTTAAAATCGCTGGATAATATTTTTTCAAATACACGAAATTTTGTTCTAACTTAATGGCTAACGCCACTGTTGCTGGTGTGACAAAGAGGCTTAAAAACTGTCCACCTTTTTTATAAGTGTCTAGTGGAATATCCATAAAAACAAGTATTAAAATAAGCGCGACAATCGCAAATACTAATGGTGTAAATAAGGGATTCTTTGGCCATTTCTCTTTTAATTGTCCTGCTAATAAATACAAGCCTACTGTCAAGCTAATCCATAAAAACGGACTTTCTAACACATTAGATAACATCAACTTCCACCTCAATTTCTTCAAGAGAATCTGTTGCATTTGTTTCCGCTTTCAATTCTTTGGACTTAATAGCTTGGACAATGCGTCCAACAACCCCCATCATTAACATGGTGGTAATCGCCATAATAACAAGTAATTGCCACCATGTATTGGCTAGCACGCCAAAGTTTGATATCAACCCAACACCAGCAGGGACAAAAAAGATTCCCATATTATTTGTTAACCATGTTCCCACTTCATTGACTTGATCCATCTTAATCCATTTGAAATGAAGAGCACAGAATAATAGCACCATACCAATCACACTTCCGGGAATTGCGATTAATTGGGATAGTAAAGCAGATATCACTTCACCTATTAATGAAAATAAAAAAATCCAAAAAAGTTGTTTAATTTGCTTCATAAAAATCAACTCTCTTTCGTTTTGTAAACGTTTTATTAAGACTAATATAGCATGAGAACCATTCTTTGGATAATATTTTTTGCTTATGGTATTATAAATATTACTTATGTAAATAGCATTTATATACATTTTACTTATGAGTGTTTTTTCACAATATTTGAAAGGGGTTTCTCATGAATTTAAAAGATTTATTATACTTTAATCACTTAGCTCATACACTTAGCTTCACAGCAACAGCCGAACATTTTTACGTTTCTCAGCCATCTATTTCAATGGCTATAAAACGATTAGAAAACGAACTAGATACCATTCTAATTGATAGAAAAAGAATTCACAAGAAGCTTAGTTTGACTGAAACCGGTGATATTTTATATCGTTATTCTCATCAAATTTTAAAGTCAGTTGAACAAGCTGAAGAAGAAATTCATGATTTTAAACATCAAATCGTCTAT
This genomic stretch from Vagococcus sp. CY52-2 harbors:
- a CDS encoding LrgB family protein, encoding MLSNVLESPFLWISLTVGLYLLAGQLKEKWPKNPLFTPLVFAIVALILILVFMDIPLDTYKKGGQFLSLFVTPATVALAIKLEQNFVYLKKYYPAILTGIFSGVIFHTVMIYAFSLLFGFEREMGATLIPKSITTAIAVGVSDSLGGIVSLTVAVVVFTGVIGAMMGPTIFKWFNITDPVAQGVALGSSSHAMGTAKAIELGEVQGAMSGLSIVVTGLTVVALAPFTVPVTNILF
- a CDS encoding CidA/LrgA family protein; this encodes MKQIKQLFWIFLFSLIGEVISALLSQLIAIPGSVIGMVLLFCALHFKWIKMDQVNEVGTWLTNNMGIFFVPAGVGLISNFGVLANTWWQLLVIMAITTMLMMGVVGRIVQAIKSKELKAETNATDSLEEIEVEVDVI